Proteins from a genomic interval of Gossypium hirsutum isolate 1008001.06 chromosome A09, Gossypium_hirsutum_v2.1, whole genome shotgun sequence:
- the LOC121205980 gene encoding uncharacterized protein: MSQESDHNVEDRPARQPIRNVPDLNMQALLREIERLLDRRLNPIEDRLFQVEVNGQRERAPEGVRPRRERPNQNRGRQRVQDDEANDLSDLESEQETNASDRHRQHRQRDRRRKDDDLKNIKLSIPPFQGRSDLEAYLEWEKKIKLVFGCHNYSENKNVKLAAIEFSDYAMIWWEKLTTSRRRNGERPISTWTEMKAVMRRRFIPAYYHRELHQKLQNLTQGSKSVEDYYKEMEIAMIRADVQKDPEATMARFLAGLNRDIANVVELQHYIEVVDMVHMAIKVERQLKRKGPSRGFPTSNPSKWSQSKGPTNPRGKETTVPPKTNKPIAEMNKGKAPESTYNRNRDIKCFKCLGRGHIASHCPNRRTMVFRADGEIETEDEEEKESESASEVEEDVEQPMEGELLVVKRSLSLQGTENNLQRENIFHTRCQAGGKVCSVIMDVGSCTNVASTMMVERLGLPTTKHPSPYKLQWLNDRGELKVTKQVLVSFNIGKYSDEVLCDVIPMHAGHLLLGRPWQFNRRVQHDGYTNRYTFKFMGKNVTLAPLTPKQDFQDVFWEETPSGLPTLRGIEHQIDFVSGAIIPNRPAYRANPEETKELQRQVNELMEKGYIRESLSPCAIPVLLVPKKDGTWRMCVDCRAVNKITIKYRHPIPCLDDMLDELSGAKVFSKIDLKSGYHQIRMREGDEWKTTFKTKHGLYEWLVMPFGLTNAPSTFMRLMNHVLRPFIGFVVSADGLEVDQEKIKAIRDWPRPTSVMQVRSFHGLASFYRRFVSNFSTIAAPLTSVIKKNSSFIWNDEQEKSFIKIKDCLTNAPLLTLPDFSKTFEIECDASGIGIGAVLTQGGRPVAYFSEKLNGAVLN, encoded by the exons ATGTCACAAGAGTCAGATCACAACGTGGAAGATCGTCCGGCAAGACAACCCATTCGCAACGTCCCCGACTTAAACATGCAAGCCTTATTACGAGAAATAGAGCGACTCCTAGATCGAAGGCTCAATCCTATTGAAGACCGTTTGTTCCAAGTTGAAGTGAATGGCCAACGTGAGAGAGCACCCGAGGGGGTTAGACCAAGACGGGAGAGGCCAAATCAGAATCGGGGAAGACAAAGGGTCCAAGACGATGAAGCAAATGACCTTAGTGATcttgaaagtgaacaagagactAATGCTAGTGATCGACATAGGCAACACCGACAACGAGATCGAAGACGCAAAGATGATGATCTCAAGAACATTAAACTGTCTATTCCACCGTTTCAAGGTAGATCGGATCTGGAGGCCTATCTTGAGTGGGAAAAAAAGATAAAGTTGGTGTTCGGTTGTCACAATTACTCCGagaataaaaatgtgaaactaGCAGCAATAGAGTTTTCGGACTACGCCATGATTTGGTGGGAAAAACTAACCACTAGTCGGAGGCGTAACGGTGAACGTCCTATCTCTACATGGACTGAAATGAAGGCGGTGATGAGGCGACGATTTATCCCTGCGTACTACCACCGGGAGTTGCaccaaaaactccaaaatctcaCGCAAGGGTCCAAAAGTGTCGAGGattactacaaagagatggaaaTCGCGATGATTCGAGCGGATGTCCAAAAAGATCCCGAAGCAACGATGGCGCGATTCCTGGCTGGTCTAAATCGAGATATAGCAAACGTAGTGGAATTACAACACTACATTGAAGTggttgatatggtccatatggccatcaaGGTGGAAAGACAACTCAAGAGAAAAGGCCCAAGTCGAGGGTTTCCCACTTCCAACCCTTCAAAGTGGAGCCAAAGTAAAGGACCTACCAATCCTCGAGGGAAGGAGACCACGGTACCTCCAAAAACCAACAAGCCCATCGCCGAAATGAACAAAGGCAAGGCACCCGAATCGACATACAATCGAAATCgggatattaagtgttttaagtgtctCGGAAGAGGCCACATAGCAAGCCATTGCCCAAATCGAAGGACCATGGTATTCCGAGCCGATGGCGAGATCGAAACGGAGGATGAGGAGGAGAAAGAATCTGAATCGGCTTCCGAAGTCGAGGAGGACGTGGAACAACCCATGGAAGGAGAACTACTTGTTGTAAAACGAAGTCTAAGTCTCCAAGGCACGGAGAATAATCTACAACGAGAGAATATCTTCCACACTCGGTGCCAAGCCGGAGGCAAAGTCTGTAGCGTCATTATGGACGTAGGCAGCTGTACCAATGTAGCAAGTACCATGATGGTTGAAAGACTTGGTTTGCCTACTACCAAGCATCCGAGCCcctacaaacttcaatggctcaatgACAGAGGAGAGCTTAAGGTAACGAAGCAAGTACTTGTCTCTTTCAACATCGGCAAGTATTCGGATGAAGTTCTTTGTGACGTCATaccaatgcatgcggggcatTTGCTACTTGGCCGACCGTGGCAGTTTAATAGACGAGTTCAACACGACGGGTATACCAATCGGTATACATTCAAATTCATGGGAAAGAATGTGACGTTGGCGCCATTGACTCCCAAACAA GATTTCCAAGACGTTTTTTGGGAAGAAACCCCGAGTGGTCTTCCAACACTTCGTGGAATCGAGCATCAAATTGATTTCGTGTCGGGAGCGATTATTCCAAATCGACCTGCTTACCGAGCCAATCCAGAGGAGACCAAGGAGTTGCAAAGACAAGTCAATGAACTGATGGAAAAAGGCTACATTCgcgagagcctaagtccttgtgctatTCCCGTATTATTGGTACCAAAAAAGGACGGAACATGGCGCATGTGCGTGGATTGCCGAGCCGTTAACAAGATAACAATCAAATACCGTCATCCCATTCCTTGCTTAGATGACATGTTAGATGAGCTTAGTGGGGCCAAAGTGTTCTCAAAAATCGATTTGAAGAGTGGCTACCACCAAATTCGGATGCGAGAAGGAGACGAATGGAAAACAACATTCAAGACCAAGCACGGACTATACGAATggctggttatgccttttgggctTACCAACGCTCCAAGTACGTTCATGAGACTAATGAACCATGTCTTAAGGCCTTTCATCG GATTTGTAGTTAGTGCGGATGGTCTCGAAGTAGATCAAGAGAAGATTAAGGCCATACGAGATTGGCCAAGGCCTACGAGCGTTATGCAAGTTCGAAGTttccatggcctagcaagtttctaCCGACGATTCGTTTCGAATTTTAGCACAATTGCTGCTCCACTTACGAgtgttattaagaaaaattcttcttttatttggaacGATGAACAAGAGAAATcatttataaaaatcaaagattgcCTCACTAACGCTCCTTTGCTTACCCTTCCAGATTTCTCGAAGACTTTTGAGATCGAGTGCGATGCTTCGGGCATTGGAATTGGTGCTGTGTTGACACAAGGCGGACGTCCTGTGGCTTACTTTAGTGAAAAACTCAATGGAGCCGTACTCAACTAA